From the Gouania willdenowi chromosome 19, fGouWil2.1, whole genome shotgun sequence genome, one window contains:
- the hexd gene encoding hexosaminidase D — translation MSSSQEEMKFPSWPKGKKLIHLDLKGAPPRVDYLFKLIEFFSQLGADGLLVEYEDMFPYEEGLTLLQGTVHPTYSREEVLSIQEFSRAKGMEVIPLVQTFGHMEFVLKHKALWELREVSHCVSTLNPHNEKGVKMVMEMLRQVVELHPGLSTLHIGADEVYMLGEGSESKLWLAASGSTVEQLFLSHVTKVATMIKEIWPHLTIIIWDDMIRGMSQDALKASGLVGLVQPMLWDYTPTLDVDTTVSLLEKYCSAGMSELWAASSFKGSTSVFTCVTSTKRHVENHLQWLKVAASLSAAVNLKGIAITGWQRYDHLSVLCELMPVALPSLAACVQTLLHGQFSAEVQSIVKEKLGICSVEVEYMGSNAAVESLYPGRKLAQLTVELDALLCSEEIRFFENSMFVKGWFSPYHQQRKMVNPLICMQIQSQASTCLVMIQQKMEAWREEMVRLYQESTAQEWIEEHVRPIIAPLHRIIEEIADCVKEMMP, via the exons ATGTCAAGCAGTCAG GAAGAAATGAAGTTTCCATCATGGCCTAAAGGGAAAAAACTGATTCACCTGGATTTGAAAGGTGCACCTCCACGTGTTGATTATCTATTCAAG ttgatcgAGTTCTTCTCCCAGCTGGGAGCGGACGGCCTGCTGGTGGAGTATGAAGACATGTTTCCTTACGAGGAGGGGTTAACGTTGCTTCAGGGAACTGTACATCCCACTTATAG CCGAGAGGAAGTGTTATCGATCCAGGAGTTTTCAAGAGCTAAAGGAATGGAGGTGATCCCGCTCGTGCAGACTTTTGGTCACATGGAG TTTGTGCTGAAACACAAAGCATTGTGGGAGCTCAGAGAGGTGTCGCACTGCGTCAGCACCTTGAACCCCCACAATGAGAAAGGGGTGAAGATGGTGATGGAGATGCTGAGGCAGGTGGTGGAGCTTCATCCTGGTCTAAGCACGCTGCACATCGGAGCCGACGAG GTCTACATGCTGGGGGAGGGGAGTGAGTCCAAGCTGTGGTTGGCTGCTTCTGGAAGCACAGTGGAGCAACTTTTCCTCAGTCATGTGACCAAAGTAGCCACGATGATCAAAGAGATATGGCCTCACCTGACTATCATAATATGGGATGATATGATACGAGGCATGAGCCAAGACGCATTGAAAG CCAGTGGTCTCGTAGGACTGGTCCAACCCATGTTGTGGGATTACACGCCTACCCTGGATGTGGATACTACTG TGTCTCTACTGGAAAAGTACTGCAGTGCTGGCATGTCAGAGCTGTGGGCTGCCAGCTCCTTCAAAGGCTCCACGAGCGTCTTCACCTGCGTGACCAGCACAAAGAGGCATGTTGAGAACCATCTGCAGTGGCTGAAGGTGGCagcttctctgtctgctgctgtAAACCTGAAGGGGATCGCCATCACAGGCTGGCAAAG GTATGACCACCTGTCCGTGCTGTGTGAGCTCATGCCAGTGGCTCTCCCGTCGTTGGCAGCCTGTGTACAGACTCTACTGCACGGTCAGTTCAGCGCTGAGGTGCAGAGCATCGTGAAAGAAAAGCTTGGGATCTGTTCCGTGGAGGTGGAGTACATGGGAAG CAACGCTGCAGTGGAGTCACTTTACCCTGGAAGAAAGCTGGCTCAGTTAACTGTGGAGCTTGATGCACTTCTTTGTTCAGAGGAGATCAGATTTTTTGAAAACAGCAT GTTTGTAAAGGGATGGTTCAGTCCTTATCACCAACAGAGGAAGATGGTGAACCCACTGATCTGCATGCAGATTCAGAGTCAGGCTTCAAC GTGTCTGGTTATGATCCAACAAAAGATGGAGGCTTGGAGGGAAGAAATGGTCCGTCTTTATCAGGAGTCGACAGCACAGGAGTGGATAGAGGAACACGTTAGACCTATAATAGCACCTCTGCACAGGATAATTGAAGAAATTGCTGATTGTGTAAAGGAGATGATGccataa
- the cybc1 gene encoding cytochrome b-245 chaperone 1 homolog, with amino-acid sequence MGYMTVEEQSSTFLHLKRSPGIRSWSLLVGIASVGLAAAYYSSDSLLWKLFYITGCVFVAIQNMEDWEEAVFDKTKNLIELKTISLYTLVLTLWRKGQERVVLDLTQLCDICVQEERVRYLGKGYVLMLRLAAGISYPLAQTATLGGQSDVEALAVLLKRFLGLEELQQRKQQEYEAEYGEEDGDSLDNSDSDETENL; translated from the exons ATGGGATACATGACCGTAGAAGAGCAAAGCTCCACTTTTCTCCACCTTAAAAGATCCCCTGGTATCCGATCATGGTCTCTCCTAGTCG GAATAGCATCTGTTGGCTTGGCAGCAGCTTACTACAGCTCAG ACAGCCTCCTATGGAAGCTTTTCTACATCACCGGCTGTGTGTTTGTAGCCATCCAGAACATGGAGGATTGGGAGGAGGCCGTGTTCGACAAAACCAAGAATCTCATCGAGCTTAAGACCATCAGTCTCTACACTTTAGTCCTGACCTTATGGAGGAAAGGGCAGGAGAGAG TGGTGCTAGACCTGACCCAACTGTGCGACATCTGCGTCCAGGAGGAGCGGGTGCGTTATCTGGGGAAGGGTTATGTGCTGATGCTGCGGCTGGCTGCGGGCATCTCATACCCCCTCGCTCAGACTGCCACTTTGGGAGGACAAAG CGATGTGGAGGCCCTGGCTGTGCTGCTGAAACGTTTCCTGGGGCTGGAGGAGCTGCAGCAGAGGAAGCAGCAGGAGTACGAGGCTGAGTATGGAGAGGAGGACGGGGATTCCCTGGATAACAGCGACTCGGACGAAACGGAGAACCTATGA